The genomic region tacacatatacacacataagcacattcacatacacacacaggcacacacatttacatacacactcatacaggtACATAtacccacacacatgcatacacatgcacattcacacacacacacacacacacgcactcatacacacacacacgcacacacacacacacacacacacacacacacacacacacacacacacacaaacctacatatatatatatatatatatatatatatacacatatacatatatatatacacacatgcatacacatgcacattcatatacactcatacacacatatatttatctacatacatacacacactcacacacgcactcatacacacacacacacacacacacacacacacacacacacacacacacacacacacacaaacctatatatacatatacacacaagcatatttatatacatacacacatgcatacacatgcacattcacatatacactcatacacacactcacacacgcactcatacacacacacacacacacacacacacacagaaacctacatatacatatacatatacacacaagcacatttacatacatacacacacatgcatacacatgcacattcacatatacactcatacacacacacacacacacacacacacacatatatttatctacatacatacacacactcacacacacacacagtagttaaCAGTGAGGTTAGATGGCTATAAACGGCTCTGTCTCAATAACATGAACATTGTTCTTTCTCATTCAGATGCTTTTCTTCAgaattatgtattaaattagTTCTCTGGAAAATTTAAATGACTTTCTTAGatatcttttacacacacacacacacacacacacacacacacacacacacacacacacacacatgcacacacacacacacacacacacacacacacacacacacacacacacgcacacacacacacacacacacacacacacagccatgaaGGGAAAAAGTGCCTCATCATTCATGGTGGGAGGATTTAATCATCTGAAGTGCAGCGTCTCAACTCATACTTGGCCTGAGTGTGTGAGGCTGGAAGTCTTCAAgtagacacagagagaggatctacacacacacacacaacacacacacacacacacagtgataaaGTAAACACTACACTTAGGCTGcatttaactttattattattaggtttCCCATAATACACCAATGTTCTTTggcacattttctgttttatgaaAGCTAGAATCATTGAGGAACCTTTTTTTCAAGGTACATCAAACAGCATAAAAGGGTTCTTCTGGAGTTGCTCTTAACAATTCTAGAGAGAATCTTATAATAGCTTCTTTAGAACCCTTGTAGAAAGAATGAACCTCGTTAGAACTCATTTTAGAAAGTAAGAACCACAGAGATGCCTTGAGAAACTCTTTGTTCATGAGGTGGACCTCTGATATCTAAACAGAAATCCAAGATTTCTCCTAGCATCTTGAACGTTTTTCCATCTAGAAGTCATCAAACCCATAAAGGTTTATTGGTTTTCTCTATTGAGGTACCATTGAAGAAACTTAGTAGAACTTTGCAGAAATAAATTTGTAGTAGAACCCACCATTAGCTTGCACCATTAACCTTTCAAAGGAGAAACCCATCATGTCTATACCCATATACACTGCTGTGcattttctgaacatctcatttcacattgtcatgctggaacagtttcctagttcaagtgaaaggaaaattgtaTTCAACCAGAGATGTCCTTTAGAATTATGTGCTAGAGTTCCAAGTTATTTATAGACAAGGATTAGAaaagacaaagtgaaagagGTGAATAAATCCTGCAGCAGATTTGTCCCTTGCTCCATCACAAGGTGTTGGAGAACAAGAagaacacagtgaaatgaaatctgtaaaaaaaaaaaaaaatgtagaattaGCAGCGATAATAATCTGTTCTTTCTCTCCAACGCCTTCTTCTATTATTCCAGCCTCCGTCTTTTCATCCTTTTATTCGTTCGCTTCGTCTTTCTGCATGTCGATGTTTCTTCACTTCATTGTGTTCACCTTGATTGGAGAGTAAAAAAGACAAATCTGATCCAAGTTTCTGTCACGAGTGAAACTGAGCTGCagttcttttctgtttttctccaaCTCGTCCTTTCATACATCTCGCTCCGATACCACTTTACTCCATCATTCCTTTCAGCTTCCTAAATATTCTAGTTTCGTACATTCTCATCGCAAATATTCTCTTTGAAGATCTTACAGAGCTTTTGAAGGAACTCTATGAAGGACCTTGTGGAAAGGGAAGATTTCTGTTTAAGGGTTTCATAAAAAACCTTGGAGATTCATCTAAAGAGTGATCAAAAATCAGAGAACGCTTAAGTGTTCTAGATTCAGCTTgtccatgttcatgttcatgttcatgttcatgttcatgttcagcTCTTCATTATTTCTTGAAAAAATAGGCTTGGCGTGAACCTTGAAATCTATGTAGAACTGCAGATCAGAGGGTTTTCAGCATTTTAGGAAAGTTCTCAAGTACAGAGCtcttgttttataaaaatgtggaaGCCTCATATATCTATAACCCTTAAACAGACCATCTAGTATCTGGGAGGTTTGTTTGGTTTCTTTATCTGGGAATCTGACAGTTCTGACAGTGTGGAAACCCAAAATGGTGTTTCAAATAGAACCTTTAAAAATGGTGTAATCTATTAACCTTTGATGattgtcttttctcttttttattctaaCTTTGTCCATTGTCCCTTCAGGTCCTGAGATCTTCAACTCAAAGAACCTGGCCCTGCAGGCACAGAAGAAGATCCTAAGCAAGATGGCAACGATGGCGGTGGCCAACCTGCTGACGGACGACACTAGCAGCTCCATCCTGGATGAGCTGTACAAGGCAAGCAGAGAGTTCACCAAGAGCAAGAAGGAAGCGCACCGCATCATCCGCGACGTCATCAAGATCGCGCTGAAGCTCGGGGTGCTCTACCGCAACCGGCGCTTCAGCAGCGACGAGCTCGAGGCGGTCGAACGATTCCGCAAGAAGCTGAACCAAGCCGCCATGACGGCCGTAAGCTTCCACGAGGTCGAGTTCACCTTCGACTGCGGCATCCTGTCCCAGCTGCTCCTCGAGTGCAGGGATCTACTCCATGAGATTGTGGAGAACCACCTGACATCGCGCTCGCATGCGCGCATCGATCGCGTCTTCAACCACTTCTCCGACGTCCGCTTCCTGGCCGAGCTCTACGGCCCCGGAGACGAGTATAGACTCTACCTGAGCAAAATTTGCGAAGGGATAAACAAACTCCTGGATGAAGGGATTCTTTAGCGACttcttccctttctctctcttatgtCCTCCATTTTCTACCAGACTGTCAATCAAACTACTCCGTTTTATCTCCATTACACCGATGTTGCTTCTTCGCTCTGATTCCTCCCGAGTAAATTCCAGATTGTATAATGACTCAGATTCAGAAGATGTATTAGATGCTAATGGCCAAAATCGAACCATCAGGTTTATATGgaaagtagtagctcagtgaaCAGaaagtcaggggttcaagcccctgtaTTACCAAGCTGCTGCCATtatttgggcccttgagcaaggcccttaactctccaTGCTCCAGGGGGGACTGTATCATGGCGGACCCTATGCTCTGACCCCGGCTTCCTGCTTCCTAACAACACTGGGATATGCatagaaagaatttcactgtgctgtaaaagtaaaaacCATCTTTCAGTAAAGCCACGTGGACCACGTTAGCTTTCTATTACCTTTTCAAATACCCTCTTAGGAACTTAGAAACCTTGACCTTTACATTTATGTATAG from Silurus meridionalis isolate SWU-2019-XX chromosome 13, ASM1480568v1, whole genome shotgun sequence harbors:
- the tnfaip8l3 gene encoding tumor necrosis factor alpha-induced protein 8-like protein 3, whose translation is MDSDSGELSEGELSPGPEIFNSKNLALQAQKKILSKMATMAVANLLTDDTSSSILDELYKASREFTKSKKEAHRIIRDVIKIALKLGVLYRNRRFSSDELEAVERFRKKLNQAAMTAVSFHEVEFTFDCGILSQLLLECRDLLHEIVENHLTSRSHARIDRVFNHFSDVRFLAELYGPGDEYRLYLSKICEGINKLLDEGIL